A window of Streptomyces gilvosporeus contains these coding sequences:
- a CDS encoding YihY/virulence factor BrkB family protein, producing the protein MPPANEPAERPAGRLSRARVLYRNVPARRLVWLLIKDIVRSCMEYRVTGLAAEAAFWCLLSLPPLVLGLIGLLGYMEQWIGHDTIDSIRQNILGASATVLSGKGVNEIARPLLDDIFTGRRPDVISLGFAIALWSGSRALNVFVDTITIMYGLDGRRGIVRTRLLSFVLYLAALAVGAVALPLMVAGPDAVVGWLPASAGVVRALYWPVVLILSVAFLTTLYHVSVPVRSPWREDLPGAVVALAIWVLGSFLLRLYLVATVEGPTIYGSLAAPVAVLLWIGVSAFAVLVGAAMNAALDRVWPSTATAAGRAERERRVHAVGEGRTAPDEGKAAPGEGKAAPDQGKTAPDQGKAAPDEDGPPGKQPDDGR; encoded by the coding sequence GTGCCGCCAGCAAACGAACCAGCCGAACGGCCGGCGGGCCGTCTGAGCAGGGCCCGGGTCCTGTACCGCAACGTCCCCGCGCGGCGGCTGGTCTGGCTGCTGATCAAGGACATCGTGCGCTCCTGCATGGAGTACCGCGTCACCGGGCTGGCCGCCGAGGCCGCGTTCTGGTGCCTGCTGTCGCTGCCGCCGCTGGTCCTGGGACTGATCGGGCTGCTGGGCTATATGGAGCAGTGGATCGGCCACGACACCATCGACAGCATCCGGCAGAACATCCTCGGCGCCTCCGCCACCGTGCTCTCCGGCAAGGGCGTCAACGAGATCGCCCGGCCCCTGCTGGACGACATCTTCACCGGCCGCCGCCCCGACGTCATCTCCCTCGGCTTCGCCATCGCCCTGTGGTCCGGCTCCCGGGCGCTGAACGTCTTCGTCGACACCATCACGATCATGTACGGGCTCGACGGGCGGCGCGGCATCGTCCGCACCCGGCTGCTCTCCTTCGTCCTCTACCTCGCCGCGCTGGCCGTCGGCGCCGTCGCGCTGCCGCTGATGGTGGCCGGGCCGGACGCGGTCGTCGGCTGGCTGCCGGCCAGCGCGGGTGTCGTCCGGGCGCTGTACTGGCCGGTCGTGCTGATCCTGTCGGTCGCCTTTCTCACCACGCTCTACCACGTGTCGGTACCCGTCCGTTCCCCCTGGCGCGAGGACCTCCCCGGTGCCGTCGTCGCCCTCGCGATCTGGGTCCTGGGCAGCTTCCTGCTCCGCCTCTACCTCGTCGCGACGGTCGAGGGCCCGACGATCTACGGCTCGCTGGCCGCGCCGGTCGCCGTACTCCTGTGGATCGGGGTGTCCGCCTTCGCCGTCCTGGTGGGCGCGGCGATGAACGCCGCCCTCGACCGCGTCTGGCCCTCGACCGCCACGGCCGCGGGCCGCGCGGAGCGGGAGCGGCGGGTGCATGCGGTGGGGGAGGGGAGGACGGCGCCGGACGAGGGGAAGGCGGCGCCGGGCGAGGGGAAGGCGGCGCCGGATCAGGGGAAGACGGCACCGGATCAGGGGAAGGCGGCGCCGGACGAGGACGGACCCCCGGGAAAGCAACCCGACGACGGCCGTTGA
- a CDS encoding VOC family protein has product MLDHIAIQVADIAASARFYDLVLAPLGGRRTKEFGANIGYGTTGHSLWLVPAAEDGPAREIHLAFTAADRAAVDAFHAAAVAAGAESLHAPQLRPEYHASYYGAFVRDPDGNNVEAVCHTP; this is encoded by the coding sequence ATGCTTGATCACATTGCGATCCAGGTAGCCGACATAGCGGCCAGCGCCCGGTTCTACGACCTCGTCCTGGCGCCGCTCGGCGGCCGGCGGACCAAGGAATTCGGCGCCAATATCGGCTACGGAACGACGGGGCATTCCCTGTGGCTCGTCCCGGCAGCCGAGGACGGGCCGGCGCGCGAGATCCACCTCGCCTTCACCGCGGCCGACCGGGCGGCTGTCGACGCGTTCCATGCCGCGGCCGTGGCGGCCGGTGCCGAGTCGCTGCACGCGCCACAGCTGCGGCCGGAGTACCACGCGTCCTACTACGGCGCCTTCGTCCGCGATCCCGACGGCAACAACGTCGAGGCCGTCTGCCACACGCCGTAG
- a CDS encoding glycosyltransferase family 2 protein, with product MLPCLDEAAALPWVLARIPDGWRAIVVDNGSTDGSAAVARDLGATVVTEPRRGFGAACHAGLLAADADIVCFCDCDASLDPGLLAPFVRAVRDGEADLVLGRRRPQGRGAWPPHARFGNLALTRMLRRRTGLRLHDLGPLRAARRGALLDLDLTDRRSGYPLQMVVRAADAGWRIAERDVPYRPRTGRSKVTGTWRGTWHAVRDMRAVLRQPPPGARTDATAKETAR from the coding sequence GTGCTCCCCTGTCTGGACGAGGCCGCTGCGCTGCCCTGGGTGCTGGCCCGTATTCCCGACGGCTGGCGGGCGATCGTGGTCGACAACGGTTCCACGGACGGCTCCGCCGCCGTCGCCCGCGATCTGGGCGCCACCGTCGTGACCGAACCCCGCCGCGGCTTCGGCGCCGCCTGCCACGCCGGACTGCTCGCCGCCGACGCCGACATCGTCTGCTTCTGCGACTGTGACGCCTCCCTCGACCCGGGCCTGCTGGCGCCCTTCGTACGGGCCGTACGCGACGGCGAGGCGGATCTGGTGCTGGGCCGCCGGCGCCCCCAGGGCCGCGGCGCCTGGCCCCCGCACGCCCGGTTCGGCAACCTCGCCCTGACCCGGATGCTGCGCCGTCGCACCGGCCTGCGGCTGCACGACCTCGGCCCGCTGCGCGCCGCCCGCCGCGGCGCCCTGCTGGACCTGGACCTCACCGACCGCCGCAGCGGCTATCCGCTCCAGATGGTCGTCCGCGCCGCCGACGCGGGCTGGCGGATCGCCGAACGCGACGTCCCCTACCGCCCGCGCACCGGCCGCTCCAAGGTCACCGGCACCTGGCGCGGCACCTGGCACGCGGTCCGCGATATGCGCGCGGTACTGCGCCAGCCCCCGCCCGGGGCCCGTACGGACGCGACGG